In Plasmodium falciparum 3D7 genome assembly, chromosome: 6, the following proteins share a genomic window:
- a CDS encoding RNA-binding protein, putative yields the protein MIKQQKRSYALVDNEVGNSNISDEENIIKRQRNESRSSTRSYMDEDGKSNCATSTEMRIPYCLLLPNRAIGYVIGKSGNNVREIEKACGAVIKCQKEFDVSVYPPPSEKILTIFGKKENKKKALELVLGKSKSVMDFQEEDGKESIVIIVPTRSIPIIIGQKGSKISSLSERSSCEINVHKDDVPGIKDKAIFIKSKKISKIIDCIGIIYDLLEDVVENGILTISEFPGVPKNDINNNNDDIIDNDHINDNDEHNNFDDHISDYNINNNIITNNIPTHMNNNMMNINNINNINNNNNNNRMHPNNSINYRNMNNHNNNPHYQHNYNNSNMNNPNNNSKYMNMKKNDNYMDDNMSIDDNDNYSVPKEKNLLLHKYGKEVSPCVVRFVLDVETTAWIIGKAGCHIKEIRSVTGAGAVIVDAPDNIENVKTCDRILTLSGSAENKFNALKLIVRQMEEREKNINNPMRMLVPGKAASFLIGRKGSIIKYITEQSGSQIQVAKNKESENEKLVLITGSPEAKILASVLVLQKLEEYENPAIAREGLVIPLNEIYYNKNSNNNNNNNKYSNHMKKSGNHKMMHNNKNSIHNNNNSNNSDDHFMPSNSLPNHHFHNNDNHMNSNNYAYDNHIPNKINTHHNNNNNNNNNNDMKTPVENMFLEQIYKSFPYSSLPKIISVKQPYTIELNMPDVYLETFDSQNKNGKSLIDEIVEKSGCNISICTDSNDSSSYTFNVSITGSPLANSLAILMIQSKIFKFDWF from the coding sequence ATGataaaacaacaaaaaagaTCATATGCACTTGTTGATAATGAGGTtggtaatagtaatattagtgatgaggaaaatataataaaaaggcaAAGAAATGAAAGTAGGAGTAGTACTAGGTCATATATGGATGAGGATGGGAAAAGTAATTGTGCAACTAGTACTGAGATGCGTATTCCatattgtttattattaccaAATAGGGCTATAGGATATGTTATTGGGAAATCAGGTAATAATGTACGTGAAATAGAAAAGGCGTGTGGTGCTGTTATAAAATGTCAAAAAGAATTTGATGTATCTGTTTATCCTCCACCGTCTGAAAAAATTTTAACAATATttggaaaaaaagaaaataagaaaaaagcaTTAGAATTAGTTCTAGGAAAATCGAAAAGTGTTATGGATTTTCAAGAAGAAGATGGTAAAGAATCTATAGTCATAATTGTTCCTACACGATCTATTCCAATCATTATCGGTCAAAAAGGTTCTAAGATTTCTTCCTTAAGTGAAAGATCTTCTTGTGAAATAAATGTTCATAAGGATGATGTTCCAGGTATAAAAGATAAAGCTATTTTTATTAagtcaaaaaaaataagtaaaaTTATTGACTGTATAGGTATTATTTATGATTTATTGGAAGATGTCGTAGAAAATGGAATCTTAACTATTTCTGAATTTCCAGGAGTTccaaaaaatgatataaacaacaataatgatgatataattgataatgatcatataaatgataatgatgaacataataatttCGATGATCATATTAgtgattataatattaataataatattataactaaTAATATTCCCACACATATGAACAATAACATGATGAACATcaacaatattaataatattaataataataataataataatcgtATGCATCCCAATAATTCAATTAATTAtagaaatatgaataatcataataataatccaCATTATCaacataattataacaattctaatatgaacaatccaaataataattctaaatatatgaatatgaaaaaaaatgataattatatggatgataatatgagtattgatgataatgataactATTCTGTTcctaaagaaaaaaatttactaCTTCATAAATACGGTAAGGAAGTTAGTCCATGTGTTGTTCGTTTTGTTCTCGATGTAGAAACGACTGCTTGGATTATTGGAAAAGCAGGATGCCATATTAAAGAAATTCGATCTGTTACAGGAGCAGGGGCAGTCATCGTCGATGCTCCtgataatattgaaaatgtAAAAACATGTGATCGTATTTTGACTTTATCAGGTTCGGcagaaaataaatttaacgCGTTAAAACTTATTGTTAGACAAATGgaagaaagagaaaaaaatattaataatccCATGCGTATGTTAGTACCAGGTAAAGCAGCTAGCTTTTTAATAGGAAGAAAAGGATCtattatcaaatatattactGAACAATCAGGTTCCCAAATTCAAGTAGcgaaaaataaagaaagtgaaaatgaaaaattagtATTAATTACAGGTTCACCAGAAGCAAAAATATTAGCATCTGTATTAGTTTTACAAAAATTAGAAGAATATGAAAACCCAGCTATAGCAAGGGAAGGTCTTGTTATTCcattaaatgaaatatattataataaaaatagtaataataataataataataataaatattctaatcatatgaaaaaaagtGGTAATCATAAAATGatgcataataataaaaattctatacataataataataatagtaataatagtgaTGATCATTTTATGCCATCGAATTCTCTTCCTaatcatcattttcataataaCGATAATCATATGAATTCTAATAATTATGCATATGATAATCATATAcccaataaaataaatactcaccacaataataataataataataataataataatgatatgaaaACACCAGTTGAAAATATGTTCCtagaacaaatatataaatcctTCCCATATTCATCCTTACCTAAAATCATATCTGTTAAACAACCATATACCATCGAATTAAATATGCCTGATGTATATTTAGAAACATTCGATtctcaaaataaaaatggaaagTCGTTAATTGACGAAATTGTTGAAAAATCAGGTTGTAATATTTCCATATGTACTGATTCAAATGATTCTTCATCGTATACATTTAATGTTTCCATAACGGGTTCACCACTAGCTAATTCATTGGCGATTCTTATGATACAAtccaaaatttttaaattcgactggttttga
- a CDS encoding serine/threonine protein kinase, giving the protein MNDSISSPIKATCRDMALKSSLHSFTFSLKDFDIAGFLGDGAHGSVFLACERRTNFICVLKCISKSHLVKSTQEALLRKEIELQAHLKHPHIACMYTWFHTSSHVFFVMEYCSNGDLFTYLNENGPFCEKKVAEMLFEIIWAIRTCHDKRIAHLDLKPENVLVNHEEKCKLADFGLSAHIGSKHKKKGISHYRGTHDYWSPEQCARHQKKKQNFGEFDQKTDIWTLGILAFELKFGRPPFGSTNEERENVIMNRIQDYHWSQLFCEKVKQDLIDKLSPEFKDFLNLCLDKNPKKRPTAESLIQHPFIFIHNKNRSCIKSYATQPRGKQGPKLSHKGFNEQDGSFLTPIWFHNK; this is encoded by the exons atgaacGATTCAATCAGTAGCCCCATTAAGGCCACGTGTAGAGACATGGCCCTTAAAAGTAGTTTACATTCTTTCACCTTTAGTTTGAAAGATTTTGATATAGCCGGATTTTTg GGCGATGGAGCACATGGTAGTGTATTCTTGGCTTGTGAGAGGAGAACCAATTTTATATGCGTGTTAAAATGTATATCTAAATCACATTTAGtcaa GAGCACTCAAGAAGCTTTGTTAAGAAAAGAGATAGAATTGCAGGCTCATTTAAAACACCCACATATAGcatg CATGTATACATGGTTTCATACAAGCAGCCACGTGTTTTTTGTTATGGAATATTGCTCAAATGGAGACCTCTTTACCTATTTAAATGAGAATGGCCCATTTTGTGAGAAAAAGGTAGCAGAGATGCTTTTTGAAATAATATGGGCTATAAGAACATGTCATGATAAAAGAATAGCACATTTGGATTTGAAACCCGAAAATGTTTTAGTAAACCATGAAGAAAAATGTAAGTTAGCTGATTTTGGTTTATCAGCACATATAGGATCtaaacataaaaagaaaGGTATATCTCATTATAGAGGAACACATGATTATTGGTCTCCTGAACAATGTGCAAGACATCAAAAGAAGAAACAGAATTTTGGAGAATTTGATCAGAAAACAGATATATGGACTCTAGGGATTTTAGCTTTTGAATTAAAATTTGGTAGACCTCCATTTGGTTCAACAAATGAAGAAAGAGAAAATGTAATTATGAATAGAATACAAGATTATCATTGGAGTCAATTATTCTGTGAAAAAGTAAAACAAGATTTAATAGATAAATTATCACCTGAATTTAAAGATTTCTTAAATTTATGTCTAGATAAAAATCCAAAAAAAAGACCAACTGCAGAATCCTTAATTCAAcatccttttatttttattcataataaaaatagatcATGTATCAAATCTTACGCGACACAACCTAGGGGTAAACAAGGTCCAAAATTGAGCCACAAGGGATTTAATGAGCAAGATGGGTCCTTTCTAACACCCATATGGTTTCACAACAAAtga
- a CDS encoding 50S ribosomal protein L24, putative produces the protein MFWSSFIGKINQLPVLSQLNNSFLKHVSVRNHKIIKPRNIIKMWKIRKGDEVKVISGKDKGKIGEVLSCDKFRNMVKVKGCNMRKLFVDNKFVYIEKKIHYSNVQLIDNFLKTNTKVALRYTDDNQVIRISKKSGTVIPWPSEKTKEEDYDQIEENPLDTLPQEALKKTYDYKTDVKFMNILRQTVNKYNRELS, from the coding sequence ATGTTTTGGTCTTCATTTATAGGAAAAATTAATCAACTGCCAGTTTTGAGCCAgttaaataattcttttttgaaACATGTGAGCGTCAGAaatcataaaattattaaaccaagaaatattattaagatGTGGAAAATAAGGAAAGGAGATGAAGTGAAAGTCATATCTGGAAAAGATAAAGGAAAAATAGGAGAAGTATTAAGTTGTGACAAATTTAGGAATATGGTAAAAGTCAAAGGATGTAATATGAGGAAACTTTTTGTTGATAATAAATTCgtttatattgaaaaaaaaatacattattcAAATGTTCAATTAATAGAtaactttttaaaaacaaatacaAAGGTAGCCTTAAGATATACAGATGATAATCAAGTTATTagaatatcaaaaaaatcaGGAACTGTTATACCATGGCCTAgtgaaaaaacaaaagaagaaGATTATGATCAAATTGAAGAAAACCCCTTAGATACTTTGCCTCAGGAagctttaaaaaaaacatatgattataaaaCAGATGTCAAGTTTATGAACATTTTAAGACAAACggtgaataaatataataggGAATTATCTTAG
- a CDS encoding cyclin dependent kinase binding protein, putative, translated as MESGVYFSLYEDFFKDAKIFLNTIESKNKILDVSNSSTTSSSISSDEVDDISSNNDTEKYDDNYNSTGRYLDYYLNMENNKAICYNNIEESNTISHNNNNHNNHFSNILYNGSSKILLCYKNNYNICFSYKPYNENIYHDVPNINYSLSIFRKKGSLNTTSHIKGKRQIEPNWTKQQIREALDLEKGIKRRTRSREIYDNNYNDDNNYSDDNNYNDDNNYSDDNYYNDDNYYNEDNYYNDNKSVGGGIVKYLNIFSKLPFFYLFYPSSYKKKKRKKKFYHNQVRNDLNSSIFYSKHFKNEIKKKSDNSDFKKSAQKKNKKNEENILYNDKKDNIHINENNIYKNMKKQNHMLTKKEMYKSTSVNNLDIDTKKTEEDYFLKKKRKKENNKKGISYEYLLKPSKHDYDAFCLFNPRFKQGKHHTVMYLQSYNVSIIPFVKAKKLKERVNQLFSEINPWIHKSLTLSKLRNLKIDLFNLINNIPEIDISTISCAWVFFERLVMKGYVHKYNRKLYAATCLILSFKFYQHDDIQILEKLLIHIQKLDKKENLTPSLIFSVEFLVYRLLEFSLQHTYENIRPHIHQYLESKELKFEDVYGTSEEIYLYSNKS; from the exons ATGGAGAGTGGGGTGTACTTTTCCCTTTATGAGGACTTTTTTAAAGATgctaaaatatttttgaatactattgaaagtaaaaataaaatattggaTGTGAGTAATAGTAGTACTACAAGTAGTAGTATTAGTAGTGATGAGGTGGATGATATATCTTCAAATAATGATACagaaaaatatgatgataattataatagtacTGGAAGATATTtagattattatttaaatatggaGAATAATAAAGcaatatgttataataatatagaagaaaGTAATACAATatcacataataataataatcataataatcattttagtaatattttgtataatgGGTCTTCAAAAATTTTgttatgttataaaaataattataatatatgtttctCATATAAACCATATAATGAGAATATATATCATGATGTACccaatataaattattcctTATCCATATTCAGAAAAAAAGGTTCCCTTAATACTACTTCTcatataaaaggaaaaaggcAAATCGAACCCAATTGGACAAAACAACAAATAAGGGAGGCATTAGATTTAGAGAAAGGAATTAAGAGAAGAACTCGTTCGAGggaaatatatgataataattataatgatgataataattatagtgatgataataattataatgatgataataattatagtgatgataattattataatgatgataattattataatgaggataattattataatgataataaaagtgTAGGGGGAGGAATAGTCAAGTaccttaatatattttccaagttaccatttttttatttattttatccatcatcttataaaaaaaaaaaacggaaaaagaaattttatcATAACCAAGTTAGGAATGATTTAAATAGTTCCATATTTTATAGTAAACATTTTAAGaacgaaataaaaaagaagagtgATAATTCAGATTTCAAAAAAAGtgcccaaaaaaaaaataagaaaaacgaggaaaatattttatataatgataaaaaagataacatacatattaatgagaataatatttataagaatatgaaaaaacaaaaccaTATGTTGACTAAAAAGGAAATGTATAAATCGACAAGTGTTAATAATTTAGATATAGATACAAAAAAGACAGAAGAAgactattttttaaaaaaaaaaagaaaaaaagaaaataataaaaaaggaatatcatatgaatatttattaaaacctAGTAAACATGATTATGATgctttttgtttatttaatcCAAGATTTAAACAAGGAAAACATCATACAGTTATGTATTTACAAAGTTATAATGTATCTATAATACCATTTGTAAAagcaaaaaaattaaaagaaagagTTAATCAGTTATTTAGTGAAATCAATCCATGGATTCATAAATCTTTAACATTATCTAAATTAAGAAATTTAAAAATCgatctttttaatttaataaataatattccaGAAATAGATATATCAACTATATCATGTGCATGGGTATTTTTTGAAAGATTAGTTATGAAGGGatatgtacataaatataatagaaaGCTATATGCAGCTACGTGtcttatattatcttttaaattttatcaGCATGatgatatacaaatattagaaaaattacttatacatatacaaaagttagataaaaaagaaaatttaacACCTTCTCTTATCTTTTCCGTGGAATTCTTAGTCTATCGACTTCTTGAGTTTTCTCTTCAACACACTTATGAGAATATACGCCCACACATACATCAATATTTGGAGTCCAAg gAATTAAAATTTGAAGATGTCTACGGTACCTCTGAAGAGATTTATTTATACTCAAATAAATCTTAa
- a CDS encoding calcium-binding protein, putative yields the protein MEGQNNEGKTSKKENNYKFLNSDEINNLEYIFNKIKKNKNDNISIQNIHKFLLNNHNKDICDDLLEFFHIYGSTITLDDFLNSLNCDMNEFKSKENVKMLFELLDTNKKGYISYKNFIQSAKQFEDEFSEDMLNDIFHIMDLNNNNKILFDEFKNSISNI from the coding sequence ATGGAGGGACAAAATAATGAAGGGAAAAcatcaaaaaaagaaaacaactataaatttttaaattcagatgaaataaataatttggaatacatatttaataaaataaagaagaataaaaatgataatatatcaatacAAAATATCCATAagtttcttttaaataatcataataaggACATTTGTGACGATTTGTTggaattttttcatatatatggaaGTACTATAACGTTAGATGATTTTTTGAATTCTTTAAATTGTGACATGAATGAATTTAAATCaaaagaaaatgtaaaaatgttATTTGAGTTATTAGATACAAATAAGAAGggttatatttcttataagaACTTTATACAATCTGCTAAGCAATTTGAAGATGAGTTTAGTGAGGATATGTTAAATGACATCTTTCATATTATGGACttgaacaataataataagatacTTTTTGATGAATTCAAAAATTccatatcaaatatataa
- a CDS encoding RAP protein, putative — MKRYKILIKNVNTFKWKSYEVKRISSIILNSKKSKPFNIDYIEKVKKKNGLKDGCNKVFLKNKYNGEKYERDKNITRWCDKLNEYAKNKEYDVYENGLNSCSCIAENSIEISQLINVISKNKIINNNIMLIYIKLIDKCLKIFSNIPMRSVSLILNSMVKLNYYHTNFIDLFFKNINNIIDKSNPIDLSILYHFYVNCSGDYFEYINDNKNDIYLNLFLNKILNDISLLQIQAISCILRCNKKIIKRKNWEHAYFKYDGVLEENYLNVQVNEKNKTMDYNKGYEEKEIEKKRIEEGTYKRGIIYDDEKTYYNMLSIKKEKSEELDNNINFFECDNIKLIKKVNNILKEHVYFKISSGNIQQLCNILEDLEYFNLIDDDYNFYYDILNMLKNSCNLFELKNIDYINILNIIKTRNMKYNNFLPISNFSFLFDKIKDLDFDFFTCDHLCELIKILCYFKKCYHLNMCMYKLEACLEKKNFDDIYSTSTLIYLLYDFSQINRNDMIIHSLCKKLYISIINKINKSCDDEKVNDFKYVETGKNIKTTDKKNAMYKTEFNICIKEYILLLKSMDKLLDKRIITPLCIDEKKLNSFFLDITYKINENPSKNSFKCRYKNNDYYDYEMCLYLYQILLLGKLKSRNYVLFLSCLYNVLTLSIHFNIKDVVLCLKILHHCTHFITKDRYLIFENTLNYFSHLILSNNVILLERKNILMNNIKNNFIKINKNNMNYVEENCNDNIDILNNLYKNINRIIDDNNYMYINKTKANHYLNGSIMTKSNNDEIYTMCSNFDYTKIACIDCCNILYYLKKLNYVNKDLINIILKNVYINISSLKKQKYILRMVNGLSIIKNIDKEFKDFNCIVKKMMFHFFFIQQEHNNNMSQNIRLEESIKLFYLLSKLDMSKKYKNDLITKYMLVRLENILEKKKTTINNIILLLYGIKNMYPYRYISLISYVLHCIDDYQTRINNINRDTMNSDNIYSDNMNSDNMNSDNIYSDNMNSDNINSDHINNYHINNYHTNEDDVLCSVSFLKSYFSSIPHFIDSWIDNTCSKINQVYIRISQKLFQNFYEHIFLENKMKNEDMICMLIDYINLSLPYIPYIEKYLDVIHYVIDMHKVVINKDEFITFLLNWKIYIIYRINNNNNDYGDNEETQKLVYKIDECLNMLCKNDNSYNYNDFISLNKSLEKGNKKNDTHNNDDENVSLNKKSVYDFSFNKKKIIFLDTDEDNEKDIICKEYNYIDINKLYENNFNRKINNNINQNKKLQFCIQKEDNEKNKIFKNIIINNNNNNNNKNKNILNEFEIILNKYSYCQNNQNDKIEILKNVKLYSFHIKFIDKKKKIIFEFLDEDAYFKEPDNSSIDLLPSVNLKLTLLKKLNFKIITIPFYEWNKCYGRLEKVKSIYQKLLNVTNPQNAQEEYQNYKSDDIFSSIGRYEITKKK; from the coding sequence ATGAAACGATATAAGATATTGATAAAGAACGTAAATACTTTTAAATGGAAGTCGTACGAAGTGAAAAGAATTTCATCGATCATATTAAATTCAAAGAAAAGCAAACCATTTAATATTGATTATATAGAAaaggtgaaaaaaaaaaatggctTAAAAGATGGTTGTAATAaggtatttttaaaaaataaatataatggtGAGAAATATGAAAGAGATAAGAATATAACTAGATGGTGTGATAAGTTAAATGAATATgctaaaaataaagaatatgatGTTTATGAAAATGGTTTAAATTCTTGTTCATGTATAGCTGAGAATTCTATAGAAATTTCTCAGTTGATTAATGTAATTAGTAagaacaaaattataaataataatataatgttgatttatataaaattaattgataaatgtttaaaaatatttagtaACATTCCTATGAGAAGTGTAAGTTTAATACTGAATAGTATggttaaattaaattattatcatactAATTTTATtgatttgttttttaaaaatataaacaatataatagATAAAAGTAATCCAATTGATCTGAgcattttatatcatttttacgTGAACTGTTCAGGTgattattttgaatatataaatgataataaaaatgatatatatttaaatttgtttttaaataaaatacttaATGATATATCTCTTTTACAAATACAAGCAATTTCTTGTATTTTaagatgtaataaaaaaataataaaaagaaaaaattgggAACAtgcatattttaaatatgatgGTGTCTTAGAAGAAAACTACCTGAACGTTCAggtaaatgaaaaaaataagacgatggattataataaaggatatgaagaaaaagaaatagaaaagaaaaggataGAAGAAGGTACATATAAAAGaggtattatatatgatgatgagaaaacatattataatatgttatctataaaaaaggaaaagagtGAAGAGttggataataatataaatttttttgagtgtgataatataaaattaataaaaaaagtaaataatatattaaaagaacatGTCTATTTTAAGATATCATCTGGTAATATTCAACAATTGTGTAATATTTTAGAAGATttagaatattttaatttaattgatgatgattataatttttattatgacattttaaatatgttgAAGAATTCATGTAATTTATTTGAATTAAAGAAtattgattatataaatatattaaatataataaaaactcgaaatatgaaatataacaATTTTCTGCCTATATcgaatttttcatttttatttgataaaataaaagatttagattttgatttttttacATGTGATCATTTGTGTgagttaataaaaatattatgttattttaaaaaatgttaccatttaaatatgtgtatgtataaattagAAGCTTgtttagaaaaaaagaattttgatgatatatattcaacATCAACcttgatatatttattatatgatttttcACAGATAAACAGAAATGATATGATTATACATTcattatgtaaaaaattatatatatcaataattaacaaaataaataaaagttgCGATGATGAAAAAGTAAATGATTTTAAATATGTCGAGACGGGAAAAAATATCAAAACAACTGATAAGAAGAACGCTATGTATAAAACTGAATTtaacatatgtataaaagaatatatattattacttaaaTCGATGGACAAATTATTagataaaagaataataacaCCTTTATGTATTGATGAGAAAAAACTAAATTCCTTTTTTCTtgatattacatataaaataaatgagaaTCCATCaaaaaattcttttaaatgtagatataaaaataatgattattatgattatgaaatgtgtttatatttatatcaaatattattattaggtAAATTAAAATCTAGAAACtatgttctttttttaagtTGTTTATATAACGTCTTGACTTTATCAATTCATTTTAACATAAAAGATGTGGTCTTATGtttgaaaatattacatCATTGTACACATTTTATAACAAAAGATagatatttaatttttgaaaataccttaaattatttttcacATTTGATATTATCTAATAACGTTATTCTTttggaaagaaaaaatatcctaatgaataatataaaaaataattttataaaaattaataaaaataatatgaattatgTAGAAGAAAAttgtaatgataatatagatattttaaataatttatataagaaCATAAATAGAATaattgatgataataattatatgtatataaataaaactaAGGCGAATCATTATCTTAATGGTTCTATTATGACTAAAAGTAATAATGACGAGATATATACAATGTGTTCTAATTTTGATTATACAAAGATAGCTTGTATAGATtgttgtaatatattatattatttaaaaaaattgaattatgtaaataaggatttaataaatataatattaaaaaatgtatatattaatataagtaGTTTAAAAAAGCAAAAATATATCCTTCGAATGGTTAATGGGTtaagtattataaaaaatatcgaCAAAGAATTTAAGGATTTTAATtgtattgtaaaaaaaatgatgtttcattttttttttattcaacaagaacataataataatatgagtcAAAATATAAGATTAGAAGAAagtattaaattattttatttattaagtaAATTGGATATGAgcaagaaatataaaaatgatttgataacaaaatatatgttgGTACGTTTGGAGaatatattagaaaagaaaaaaacgacaattaataatattatattattattatatggtataaaaaatatgtacccATATAGATACATAAGTTTGATATCATATGTCTTACATTGTATTGATGATTACCAGAcaagaataaataatattaatagggATACCATGAACagtgataatatatacagtgataatatgaacagtgataatatgaacagtgataatatatacagtgataatatgaacagtgataatattaatagtgatcatattaataattaccatattaataattatcatactAATGAGGATGATGTTTTATGCTCCGTGTCCTTTTTAAAATCCTACTTTTCATCTATACCACATTTTATAGATAGTTGGATAGATAATACATGTAGTAAAATAAACCAAGTATATATTCGTATTAGCCAGAAATTATTTCAAAACttttatgaacatatatttttagaaaataaaatgaaaaatgaagatatgaTTTGTATGTTAatagattatataaatttatcgTTACCTTATATACCTTATATAGAAAAGTATCTTGATGTAATTCATTACGTTATAGATATGCACAAGGTGGTGATAAATAAAGATGAATTTATAACTTTTTTGTTAAActggaaaatatatataatatataggattaataataataataatgattatggTGATAATGAAGAAACACAGAAATTGGTATATAAGATTGACGAATGTTTAAATATGTTATGTAAGAATGATAAtagttataattataatgattttatatcattaaataaatcTTTAGAGAAgggtaacaaaaaaaatgatactcacaataatgatgatgaaaatgtttccttaaataaaaaatcagTATATGATTTtagttttaataaaaagaaaataatttttctagATACAGAtgaagataatgaaaaagatattatatgtaaagaatataattatattgatataaataaattatatgaaaataatttcaacaggaaaataaataataatataaatcaaaataaaaaattacaatttTGTATACAAAAAGAAgacaatgaaaaaaataaaatatttaaaaatattattattaataataataataataataataataaaaataaaaatattttaaatgaatttgaaataattttaaataaatattcatattgtcaaaataatcaaaatgataaaattgaaattttaaaaaatgtaaaactTTATTCctttcatataaaatttatagataaaaaaaaaaaaattatatttgaatttttaGATGAAGATGCTTATTTTAAGGAACCTGATAATTCATCTATAGATTTATTACCATCAgttaatttaaaattaacattattaaaaaaattaaacttTAAAATAATCACCATACCATTTTATGAATGGAATAAATGTTATGGACGCTTAGAAAAAGTTAAATCCATTTATcagaaattattaaatgttaCAAATCCACAAAATGCACAAGAGGAatatcaaaattataaaagtgacgatatattttcttctataGGACGTTATGAAATAactaaaaagaaataa